One window of the Leptospira koniambonensis genome contains the following:
- a CDS encoding methyl-accepting chemotaxis protein has product MNRNLELERQGEVAANYLRIFLTIVFIFGTAFGLVWKSGIQAVLGYYIGGIFAYSFIIFFSIFVMKFFGYRPWLKYATVFMEFIGYAIVQAGYFGTEDQWKPNGILSPANYGIYFLILAGTIFRFNPRFTFITSTVLAVQFTAMSLALTILNPQLLTMGYEGMIRLRSPLVILMGVFLFAFGVTISYATKFVRRLVEEAQNAEERAIRNYNSAKEILHSSETVAEELRKSLIDVEDVAKANEDSSRDLASMVEETSATLEEMGASIESIAKMAEKQDEFGDDTSISIDKWKDQMVRVFEAVSFARSLGEGSAATAIEGEGTVRVALDVFSQFKGTVQEVSKILGVIQDLAGKTNLLSLNAAIEAARAGEAGKGFSVVAEEVSKLADSSSRNAKEIVKQIGALGEASDTSSEKFGELVQAFRELTSGIGSIGEALAQVGDSVDKQKSLSTEVEDKNKHIRDLSKEMKNSTLEQSNGAKQILSGIEYLSRRSMEMSEITEKLRTSLERLKGTSQSLTKTLEATKLD; this is encoded by the coding sequence ATGAATAGAAATTTGGAATTGGAGCGCCAAGGAGAAGTTGCCGCAAATTATCTGCGAATATTTTTAACCATAGTTTTTATTTTCGGAACTGCATTCGGCCTAGTTTGGAAAAGCGGGATCCAGGCGGTTTTAGGTTATTATATCGGCGGCATTTTCGCATATTCCTTCATTATCTTCTTTTCCATTTTTGTAATGAAGTTCTTCGGCTATAGACCTTGGCTGAAATATGCAACAGTGTTCATGGAATTTATCGGTTATGCAATCGTGCAGGCAGGATATTTCGGAACAGAAGACCAATGGAAACCGAACGGTATATTGAGCCCCGCTAACTACGGGATCTATTTTTTAATTTTAGCCGGAACCATTTTTAGGTTTAATCCTAGATTCACTTTTATCACTTCTACAGTTTTAGCAGTGCAATTCACTGCGATGTCGTTAGCTCTTACAATTCTGAATCCACAACTTCTCACCATGGGTTATGAAGGAATGATCCGTTTAAGATCTCCTTTAGTAATTTTAATGGGAGTATTCTTATTTGCATTCGGAGTAACCATCTCTTATGCGACCAAGTTTGTAAGAAGATTGGTAGAAGAGGCACAAAACGCAGAAGAAAGAGCTATCCGAAATTATAATTCTGCAAAAGAGATCCTCCATAGTTCTGAAACAGTAGCCGAAGAACTTCGTAAATCCTTAATAGACGTAGAAGATGTTGCCAAAGCTAACGAAGATAGCAGCCGAGATCTTGCAAGTATGGTAGAAGAAACATCCGCCACTTTGGAAGAGATGGGAGCAAGTATAGAATCCATCGCAAAAATGGCTGAAAAGCAGGATGAATTTGGAGATGATACTTCTATATCTATAGATAAATGGAAAGACCAAATGGTACGAGTGTTCGAAGCAGTTTCTTTTGCCAGAAGTCTGGGCGAAGGTTCAGCAGCAACTGCGATCGAAGGAGAGGGCACCGTACGAGTTGCATTAGATGTGTTCTCTCAATTTAAGGGGACTGTCCAAGAAGTGAGTAAAATTTTAGGAGTGATCCAGGATCTTGCAGGAAAAACAAATTTACTTTCCTTAAATGCAGCTATTGAAGCTGCGAGGGCAGGAGAAGCAGGAAAAGGATTTTCAGTAGTCGCAGAAGAAGTAAGTAAACTTGCAGACTCTTCTTCTCGAAATGCAAAAGAGATAGTAAAACAGATCGGCGCCTTGGGAGAAGCTTCCGATACAAGTTCTGAAAAATTCGGAGAGTTGGTCCAGGCATTCCGTGAATTGACTTCAGGAATTGGTTCTATCGGAGAAGCACTTGCTCAGGTGGGAGATTCAGTAGACAAACAAAAAAGCCTTTCAACTGAAGTAGAAGATAAAAATAAACATATCCGAGATCTTTCTAAGGAAATGAAAAATTCTACATTAGAACAATCGAATGGAGCAAAACAAATTCTGAGCGGTATAGAGTATCTAAGCAGAAGATCCATGGAAATGTCTGAAATCACAGAAAAACTCAGAACTAGTTTAGAAAGATTGAAAGGTACTTCCCAGTCTTTAACAAAAACTTTAGAAGCTACTAAATTAGATTAG
- a CDS encoding DNA-3-methyladenine glycosylase I: MISFEKIRKRAAKRKGGENILQTLLPKVPPKNKLSRISDDRILSEMTKRVFSAGFVWKVVENKWPEFEDAFLGFDPAKLLKQPNRFWDGLSSDERIIRNAQKISSVRKNAQFVIDVAIEHGSFGKFLANWPIQDQIGLLDFLSKRGSRLGEMTGQYFLRFIGRDSFILSSDVILCLRDAGLPLSKSGKSKKDLILIQKQLNEWAEETGLPYTHLSRICAFSIGENYSAEEE; the protein is encoded by the coding sequence ATGATCTCTTTTGAAAAGATCCGAAAACGGGCAGCTAAAAGAAAAGGTGGAGAGAATATACTGCAAACTCTCCTCCCTAAAGTACCTCCTAAAAATAAACTTAGTCGTATCTCGGACGATCGTATCCTCAGCGAAATGACCAAACGAGTCTTCTCTGCGGGATTCGTATGGAAAGTTGTAGAAAATAAATGGCCCGAATTTGAAGACGCGTTTTTAGGATTCGATCCGGCCAAATTACTCAAGCAGCCGAATCGATTTTGGGACGGCTTAAGCTCCGACGAACGGATTATTCGTAACGCACAAAAGATCTCTTCCGTAAGAAAGAACGCCCAGTTCGTTATAGACGTTGCGATAGAACACGGGAGTTTCGGAAAATTTTTAGCGAATTGGCCAATCCAGGATCAAATCGGTTTATTGGATTTTCTTTCCAAAAGAGGATCCAGGTTGGGCGAAATGACGGGACAATATTTCTTACGTTTTATCGGAAGAGATTCCTTCATTCTTTCTTCGGATGTAATATTATGTTTACGTGATGCAGGCCTTCCTCTCTCTAAATCTGGAAAATCCAAAAAGGATCTAATCCTCATCCAAAAACAACTGAATGAATGGGCCGAAGAAACAGGCTTACCATATACACATTTATCCCGGATTTGCGCATTTTCGATCGGCGAAAATTATTCGGCTGAAGAAGAGTAA
- a CDS encoding carboxymuconolactone decarboxylase family protein, whose amino-acid sequence MNTRFNYAKVYPQVLEKMMEMENFAKNSGIETKLYELIKIRASQINGCAFCINMHTVDARKLGEEERRIYLLNAWREAPYYSEKERVALELTEYVTKISEQGVSDDLYARVRTQFEEKEFIALIVVINTINSWNRIAISTGMTAPN is encoded by the coding sequence ATGAACACAAGATTCAACTACGCCAAAGTATATCCCCAAGTTTTGGAAAAAATGATGGAGATGGAAAACTTTGCTAAGAATTCAGGGATCGAAACCAAACTTTACGAGCTAATTAAGATCAGAGCTTCTCAGATCAACGGATGCGCTTTCTGTATTAACATGCACACTGTGGACGCCAGAAAATTAGGAGAAGAAGAAAGAAGGATCTATCTTTTGAACGCTTGGAGAGAAGCTCCTTATTATTCAGAAAAAGAAAGAGTCGCTTTGGAATTAACAGAATATGTGACTAAAATTTCTGAGCAGGGAGTTTCGGACGATTTGTATGCAAGAGTTAGAACTCAGTTCGAAGAGAAAGAATTCATCGCTTTGATCGTTGTGATTAACACTATCAATTCCTGGAATCGGATCGCAATCTCAACCGGAATGACTGCTCCGAACTAA